A window of Campylobacter concisus genomic DNA:
AAACCAAACTACCGAGGTAAGAGCAACTGCTGTAAATTTTGCAAGCCCTGCAAAAGAGAAAAGACGTGTGAGCTGGGAAAATACAACACTCTTTGGCATAGCCAAGAAGATAGCTAGTGCCAATGCACTATCTTTAAAAACAAGCGGTAGCGACCAAAACATAGCTTCTGTTATTCAGGATAATGTAAGCGACATAGAGTTTTTATATGATCTATGCGTCAAATTTGGCTTTTTAATGGCTGTTAAAAATGATAACATCATCATAACAGCCAAAGATGCTAAGGGCGATGCTAGCCAAACCTCAAATACTTCAAAAAACGAGAATTTACCTACTTTTATACTAAATTTAACTGATCTTTACTCGCTGGAGATCACTGAAGCTAATAGAAACTCTTATACAGCCGTAATAGTAGAGTGGCAAGATATTGAAGCTGGTAAGGTAAAAAGCATTAAGGTGGGAAGTGGTGAACAGGTATATAAGATGCAGATAGCTCAGCCAAAGAGTGATAATGAGGCCTTTAAACAAGCAGAAGCTAAACTTAACGAGCTGCAGCGCGGCGGAATAAATGGCAGATGTAGCTGCGAAGGGAAAAACATCATAGCAGGTGGCAAGCTTAAATTTGGTGGAGTTCCTGGGCTAGAAGTAAATGAGTTTAGTATAAAAGAAGTAAGCCATAAGCTTAGCACGAATGGGTATGAAATAGACATAGAGTTTGAGGGGTAAAATTTTAGTTATTTAATATGTTTTTAAAAGGTCGTAAAAGGCTATTTAAAAACATAAAAATTTACGTTAGAAATCAAAGTGAAAAAATGCGGTTTTTAGCTCACTTTGATTTTAAGCGTAAAATCACTTTGATTTGAAAAGTCGTTTTACACTTTTACTTTTTAGAATTTTGGCTAAATTTTTAAATTTACGCCTTTTTACTATTTTTTTAAGAGCCCCTTGGCTAAAATTTGCGCCAGTCGAGGGAGAAAAAATGCTTTTTGTAGAACTATTTATAATCGGTATCGGCGTTGGTTACATCGCTGGGTTTTTTGGCATCGGTGGCGGCACGGTCGTCGTTCCTATCATGGTCGCCTTTGGATACGACGTAAAAACTGCCATTGGCATAAGTGTCATGCAGATGATCTTTAGTGCGACGTTTGGCTCGTATCTAAACTACAAAGCTGGGCTTTTAAAGCTAAATCGAGGCGTCTTTTTGGGGCTTGGAGGCTTGGTTGGAGCTAGCTTTAGCGGCATCATCGTATCGCACGCGCCTGCACTTTTACTTGAGTCTATGTTACTTGCGACATTTGTCTTTTCGCTTATAAAGCTATACTTTTCGCCAAACAGCGACGGCTCAAATGCGAATAATTCGCTCTTTTTGCTATTTTTTGTTGGCGTTTTTGTTGGCGTTTTTGCCATTAGCATCGGTATCGGCGGAGGCGTCTTTATCGCTCCTATCTTGGTTGGCTTTTTGCGTTATGAGCTGAAAAAAGCCGTTTCTATGGGCGTGTTTTTCGTTATGTTTGCAGCCATTGCCGGCTTCATCTCACTCTCACTAAATGGTCACATCTCATACGCTGAGGGCACATTTTTAGGTCTTGGCTCGCTAATAGGCGCATACTTTGGCACCAACAAGACGCAAAATACCAACAAAAAAACACTTAAAAAATGGTTTTTACTCTTTTACATAGCGATGATATGTTTGATATTAAAAGATATGTTTTTTGAGTAAGAGCATGGCTAAATTTGCCATGCTCTTTTTTAAATTTCTTCGAAAAAGTAAGCTTCACTTAGTTTAAAGGCAAGCTCTTTTAGCTCATCTTCGCTTAAATTTACGCCCTTTGCGATCTCTTTAAGGCTGGCTTTGCCGTCAAATTTCAATGCAGCTTTGATCTCTTCATGGCTTAAGCTTAGCTTGCCATTTAGCTCATTTGCCAAAGATATGACTGGCGAGCTAGCATCCAGAAAATACCCAAGATAGGCCGCAACTCTAGGCTTTAGCCTAGTTTTTTTAGGCTCATAAGCAAGCGCTGCAAGCTTTGAGGATGAAATTTTAGTGTTTTGATCGTTTAAAATTTCAAGCAGTCCCACAAAAGCTTCATTTGCATTCTCGCCAAGCGCCGTTTTTACTTCGCTTAAATTTAAGCTTTGTGGATAGCTTCTGCTTAAAATTTCTTGCGTTTTTGTCCTTGGCTGCTCGCTAAAATATGCAAAATAAATCCTATCAAGCTCACTCTCTCCAAGTACCGCATCAAAATCCTCAGCACCGCCAAGCCTCTCCTTGTGAGTGATGAGACTTTTTCTAAATGATCTATTAAATAAAAAATCGTTTAGCTGCTCTTTTTTGATGCGAGAGTTGTAATTTTGCTCGATATGTGCGTCAAAGCGGTAAATTCCAGTTGAGCTTGCAAAGATATCATTTAGCGAAGCATCTATGACGTAGCAAAGTCCGTGTTTGTCGATATGTTTAGCAAATTTATGAAAGTAAGTTGGCTCGTTACTAGCCTCCAAAAAGTCATGCAAAATGTAATAATCACTACCCTTTGCGATGATGCCCTGCAAGAAATTTAGCTGCGTCAAAAGTAGCTTCATGCTGTCTTTATAGACGACGTCGCTTTGGTTTTGCAGGCTAAATTTCAAATAATCCTGCAAGAAATTTAGCTCCTCTTTGACGTGAGGTAGCGACTCTTTATCGCCCCTGTTTGCACTCGCAAAGAGCATGAAGTCTCTTAAGATATCAAGGCTCTTCCAACCTGGGTAGGTGTTATAAGAGACATAGGCGATGCCATCTTTGCTAAGTAGCGCCTTTATCGTAGCAAGCAGCGCATCTCTTACATTTGGGCTCACCCAGCTATAAACACCATGAGCGATAATATAGTCAAATTTCCCAAGCTCTTTTATATCGCTTTCGTTCATGTGCAAAAAATTTCGCTCAAGCAGAGTAAAATTTTCTAAACCTATCTGCTTTGCTACTTTGTTACCTTCAGCCACTTGATGGCTTGAGATGTCGATACCAACGACTTTTGCGCTTTTGTGCGAAATGGCAAATGGCAAGATATTACCGCCATATGATGAGCCAAGCTCAAGCACCCTAGCCTCTTTTAAGCTAGCTGCTTTAAGCCCCAGAAATTTAGCAACCGCTTCTATCCTAACAGGCGAGCAGTCACTAAATGCGGCCGAGAAATAAGGAATTTCATCGTAAGCTTTCTTTGTTTTATTCATCAGCTATGTTTTCTTGCAAATTCTCTCATAAACTCGCCAAGTTTTTCAACGTCGCTTTGGCTAACGGCATTGTAGATAGAAGCTCTTATGCCGCCAAGATGTCTGTGACCTTTTAGCCCTAGCATGCCCTCTTTTAGCGCTTCTTCTACAAAAACTGGCTCAAGAGCATGATCTTTTGGTATTGTAAAGCTCACGTTCATATCTGATCTGCTTGATTTTTTAGCGTGACCTAGATAAAAGCCATTTGAGCCGTCTATAATGTCATAAAGTGTACTTGCTTTTTTGGCATTTATCTTCTCAACCTCGGCAAGTCCGCCAAGATCTAACAGGTGCTGCATAGTTAAATTTAAAAGATAAATTCCAAAAGTTGGCGGTGTGTTATAGAGTGAGTTTGCCTC
This region includes:
- a CDS encoding sulfite exporter TauE/SafE family protein, giving the protein MLFVELFIIGIGVGYIAGFFGIGGGTVVVPIMVAFGYDVKTAIGISVMQMIFSATFGSYLNYKAGLLKLNRGVFLGLGGLVGASFSGIIVSHAPALLLESMLLATFVFSLIKLYFSPNSDGSNANNSLFLLFFVGVFVGVFAISIGIGGGVFIAPILVGFLRYELKKAVSMGVFFVMFAAIAGFISLSLNGHISYAEGTFLGLGSLIGAYFGTNKTQNTNKKTLKKWFLLFYIAMICLILKDMFFE
- a CDS encoding phage late control D family protein, translated to MVRKPAFKLEASGKDITNIIRQNLISLSFTDKEGNESDEISFTLFGIYAKPVFGDKLKLWLGYENELYLCGSFSVQTASRDYKNQTTEVRATAVNFASPAKEKRRVSWENTTLFGIAKKIASANALSLKTSGSDQNIASVIQDNVSDIEFLYDLCVKFGFLMAVKNDNIIITAKDAKGDASQTSNTSKNENLPTFILNLTDLYSLEITEANRNSYTAVIVEWQDIEAGKVKSIKVGSGEQVYKMQIAQPKSDNEAFKQAEAKLNELQRGGINGRCSCEGKNIIAGGKLKFGGVPGLEVNEFSIKEVSHKLSTNGYEIDIEFEG
- a CDS encoding class I SAM-dependent methyltransferase, with product MNKTKKAYDEIPYFSAAFSDCSPVRIEAVAKFLGLKAASLKEARVLELGSSYGGNILPFAISHKSAKVVGIDISSHQVAEGNKVAKQIGLENFTLLERNFLHMNESDIKELGKFDYIIAHGVYSWVSPNVRDALLATIKALLSKDGIAYVSYNTYPGWKSLDILRDFMLFASANRGDKESLPHVKEELNFLQDYLKFSLQNQSDVVYKDSMKLLLTQLNFLQGIIAKGSDYYILHDFLEASNEPTYFHKFAKHIDKHGLCYVIDASLNDIFASSTGIYRFDAHIEQNYNSRIKKEQLNDFLFNRSFRKSLITHKERLGGAEDFDAVLGESELDRIYFAYFSEQPRTKTQEILSRSYPQSLNLSEVKTALGENANEAFVGLLEILNDQNTKISSSKLAALAYEPKKTRLKPRVAAYLGYFLDASSPVISLANELNGKLSLSHEEIKAALKFDGKASLKEIAKGVNLSEDELKELAFKLSEAYFFEEI